Genomic segment of Pseudomonas iranensis:
TATTCGTCCCATTCGCCATTCAGGAACAGCACCGGCACGCTGATCTTTTTCGCCGCATTCAGATAGCACTGGCGATCGCTGTGCAGCACGTCGTTGATGTGAAAGTGCATCTGCCCGTACTCATGCTCGGCGAGGCTGCTGACATGGCGATAGTTGAAGCGCTTGAACAGCGACGGCAGGTGTTTGCCGATGGTGTTGTTGACCAGATGACCGACCCGGTCGCCGTCGCGGCTGCCGAGGTAATCGACGCCGCGCTCAAGGTAATCGAGCATGTGCGCATTGATTACCGGGGAGAACGAGCTGATCACGGCTTTTTCAATGCGCCGCGGTTGCTGGGCGAGGGCGACCAGAGTGGCGGCGCCGCCCCAGGAGAACGACAGCACGTGTTCGGCGGCGAAGTGATCGATCAGCTCCAGGAGAATCTGCCCTTCGACTTCCTTCGTCAGATGTTTCTCATGCCGGTTGTGGGCTTTTGAGCGGCCCGCGTAGGGCTGGTCATAGCAGACCACGTTGAATTGCGGGTGCAGGTTTTTCACGGTCTGTGCAAACGACGCAGTCGTGGCCATCGAGCCGTTGACCAGAATGATGGTCTTTTCTGCGGCGTCTGCGCGATAGAACTCCGTGTAAACCCGATACTGACCCTGTATATCCAGCACAGCGATTTCTGGCCTCATGTCATAAGACTCCTGGCAAGCAAGCGGGTATGCGCGCAATCGAGATTGCACGAGCTTTGTGACAGGTAGGCATACGCCTGAAATTTGCTGGCCCATGTCGATCCGGTACGGCAGGTCGACGGGTGTTGTTATTGGCGGGCAGATTGCCGGCTGAGGCGCAGCCCTTGAGGGCAGACGACCGACAAAAAGTTTCTTGGAAGTATGTAGTGACTCATCGGTCACATTTCGGCCGACGTCCTGATTCAAGCAGGGGACTCAGGATCACGCAAGTGCCGTCGGCGAATTGTTCGACAACTTCGGCTGAGCGGTCGCCGGCTTAGAACAAATGAATCTCTTCGGTGCGCAAAGCGCGGTATTCGCCCGGTTTTAGCGCGTGATCGAGGGTCAGTTCGCCGATGGATTCGCGGTGCAGGCGCAGGACTTTGTTGTTGAAAAACCCAAACATGCGCTTGACCTGATGGTAGCGGCCTTCAACGATGCTCAGTCGCGCCGAGCGTGGGCCGAGCAGCTCCAGTTGCGCCGGTTGCGTGGTCAGATCTTCAAAAGCGAAGTAAATGCCCGCGGCAAATTTCAGCGCGTAGCTCGGGTCGATGTCCTGTTCGGTTTCGACGTAATAGACCTTCGACAGTTTGGTTTGCGGCTGCGTCAGGCGTCGCGACCAGGCGCCGTCATTGGTGATCAGCAGCAGCCCGGTGGTATTGAAATCCAGACGTCCGGCGATGTGCAGATCGTCCTTGTGCGGTTCATCGAGCAGGTCGAGCACGGTCGCATGCTGCGGATCGCGGGTGGCGCTGACGCAACCCGGCGGTTTGTGCAGCATGAAATAGCGCGCCGGTTTACCGCTTTGCAGCACCTCATCATCGACTTCGACCCGACTGAATTCCAGCACCTCACTGTGCGGGTCGCTGACGACTTTTCCGTCAATCCGCACGCGCTTTTCCACCAGCAACAGGCGAACCTGCTGACGGTTGTAGCGGGGCAGATTGCTGAGGAAGCGGTCGACGCGCATGGTCAGGATTCAACGGATGAAGGGCCGCGCATCTTACGGGATCGGCCGCCGGCCTGCTTGTAGTTGCGCTTCGACCTGTGCGCAGCGCGGGCACAGGCAGGCTTGATTGCGCAGCTCGGCCGGCAGCGCTTCGAGCACCGCCGGGTCGATGGTCACGCCATAGCACCAGCATTCGCGGTCGGCGGTGCGCGGGTCGGCGAGGCTGCAATCGTTGCGCGCACCGCAGGCCGGGCATTGGTCGGGTTTGACGTCGTTATCAGGCATAGGTCGAGTGCGGCATTTCCATGCAGGTGCGGTTGCGCCCGGTTTGCTTGGCGCGGTACATCGCATGATCGGCTCGGGACAGCAAGCTGTGCAAGGTGTCATCGCGTTGCACGGTGGTGGCGCCGATGCTCACGGTCAGATGCAGGCTGTGGCCATCGTAGGCATATTCGTGTTGTTCGACGTGCTGGCGGATCTTCTCGGCAATTTTCTGCCCGGTCTCGCCGTCGGTGTCTTTCAACAGAACGATGAACTCCTCACCGCCCCAGCGGCAGACGATATCGGCGTGACGCAGGCAACTTTGCAGGTCGCGGGCGAAACCGATCAACACCTGATCGCCGGCCATGTGGCCGTAGGTGTCGTTCAACGCTTTGAAGTGGTCGAGGTCGAGCAACAACGCGGTCAGCGGCTTGGTTTCCCGTTGGGCCTCGTGCAGCGCTTGCGCGGCGAGGATGTCGAAACCGCGTCGGTTCGGCAGTTCGGTGAGACTGTCGAGGGTGGCGTGCGCCTGAATCTTCGCCTGGAAGCGCTTGATCACTCGATTGAGCAAGGCCAGCACGATCAACGTCACCAGCAGGCAGATCAGCAGATTGAGATACAGCGACTGGCGGATCTCGCTCAGCGCGCCGTCCTCGCGTTTATCGACGAACAGGTACCAGTTCAACTCGGGGATAAACCGCACGTTGAGAAAATGCCCTTGGCCCTGAGTGGAATATTCGTAGCTGCCGCTGTGCGGCTTGGGCAACTGGCTGACCAGACTTTTCATGCTCTCCAGTTCGCCAAGACTCTGGCCGATGTGCGCGCCTTCCGGGCCACCCTCGGCACCGGTCAATACGAGGCGGCCGAAGGTATCGACGAAGTACACGCTGCGTTGATAGCGCTGTTGATACTTGTCGATCAGCTTGATCAC
This window contains:
- a CDS encoding alpha/beta fold hydrolase encodes the protein MRPEIAVLDIQGQYRVYTEFYRADAAEKTIILVNGSMATTASFAQTVKNLHPQFNVVCYDQPYAGRSKAHNRHEKHLTKEVEGQILLELIDHFAAEHVLSFSWGGAATLVALAQQPRRIEKAVISSFSPVINAHMLDYLERGVDYLGSRDGDRVGHLVNNTIGKHLPSLFKRFNYRHVSSLAEHEYGQMHFHINDVLHSDRQCYLNAAKKISVPVLFLNGEWDEYTAAEDARLFGNHVAHSSFTTLQATGHFLDMEHKAACRDSQNALLGFLKPAPQASRTRYSFVQDHHALAI
- a CDS encoding pseudouridine synthase; amino-acid sequence: MRVDRFLSNLPRYNRQQVRLLLVEKRVRIDGKVVSDPHSEVLEFSRVEVDDEVLQSGKPARYFMLHKPPGCVSATRDPQHATVLDLLDEPHKDDLHIAGRLDFNTTGLLLITNDGAWSRRLTQPQTKLSKVYYVETEQDIDPSYALKFAAGIYFAFEDLTTQPAQLELLGPRSARLSIVEGRYHQVKRMFGFFNNKVLRLHRESIGELTLDHALKPGEYRALRTEEIHLF
- a CDS encoding cysteine-rich CWC family protein; this encodes MPDNDVKPDQCPACGARNDCSLADPRTADRECWCYGVTIDPAVLEALPAELRNQACLCPRCAQVEAQLQAGRRPIP
- a CDS encoding sensor domain-containing diguanylate cyclase yields the protein MPLRSPLYSQRSLVLTLVALLGAGFLATSLLSYFASRESIRDNIVNTELPLTSDTVYSEIQKDLVRPILISSMMSRDTFMRDWVVNGEQNPEQMTRYLDEVMTHYGAYTAFFVSNATLTYYHAKGVLKQVKVDEPRDTWYFRVRDMQDPYEINVDPDLANKDNLTFFINYKVYDYHNRFIGAAGVGLTVDAVIKLIDKYQQRYQRSVYFVDTFGRLVLTGAEGGPEGAHIGQSLGELESMKSLVSQLPKPHSGSYEYSTQGQGHFLNVRFIPELNWYLFVDKREDGALSEIRQSLYLNLLICLLVTLIVLALLNRVIKRFQAKIQAHATLDSLTELPNRRGFDILAAQALHEAQRETKPLTALLLDLDHFKALNDTYGHMAGDQVLIGFARDLQSCLRHADIVCRWGGEEFIVLLKDTDGETGQKIAEKIRQHVEQHEYAYDGHSLHLTVSIGATTVQRDDTLHSLLSRADHAMYRAKQTGRNRTCMEMPHSTYA